CAGGTGTCGTTCGTCGAGTACTCCGAGGAAGTGCCCGTGGTGTACGACCGGTTGGCGCCGGACTCCCAGGTCACGTTCCCCGATCCGTCCTTCTTGATGTACTTGAACTCGAAGGCGGTGCTCCTCGGCACGATCACCGTTCCGCTCCACTTCGGGTAGGACGCCGGCGACAGCGGGATCGCGTCGGCCGGGTTCCAGGAACCCAGGGCCGCGATGGAGCCGACGACGAAGACGTTGGTGCCCCAGACGGTGGTGGCGGTGACGTTGAAGGTCATGTCGGTGCCGTCGCCCGGCTCCTCGCATGAGGTGTCGCAGGGCGTGAACTCGCCGTCGTAGAAGGCGACCGCGCTCTTCGCGGAGATCGTGAGGGTGGCGTTGCCGCCGGAGACCGTCACCGTCGTGGCGCCGTTGTCGGTGACGTTCGCGTACGTGCCGTCGGCCATGCCGGTCGCGAAGGTGTACGTCGCCGCCGACGAGCCGTTGTTGATCGCGACGTAGCCGGCCGTGCCGCGGCCGAAGCCGATCACGCTCGACGACTTCGTCGCCCAGTTGGTCACCGCCTCCGCGCCCACCGCGTTGTGCCACTTCACCATGCCGATGACGGCGGTGTCGCGCTGGAGGCAGTACCAGCCGCCGGAGCAGTTCGTGTCCGTGACGAAGCCGCCGGAGTTGGGCGGGGCCTGGTCGGAGGAGGAGAACTCGAAGCCCGAGTAGACCGTCGGCGTCGACCACTTGTAGGCGAGCTGGAAGACGTTCGCGAGCCGGTAGGTGTCGCCGTCCTTGTAGCTCATGTGCAAACCGTTGCGTTCGGTGTCGTGGTTGGTCACGAAGGACACCGAGTTGGCCGGCGGCAGCACACCCGAGGCCGGCAGCGACTCCAGGTCGCTCACGGTCCCCTGGAACGCCGACTTCACGCGGCTCGCGTACGTGAAGTCCAGGACGTCACCGACCGGGTAGTAGTCGGAGGCCGCCGGCGTCGAGCCCGGGTACACCTCCTGGAAGACGTACGGCTCGGCGCCCGACGTGGTGTCCGTCAGCTTCGCCCGGATCGCGTCGAGGTCGGCGACCGGCATGTGCTTGGCCGCGTCGACGCGGAACCCGTCCACACCCAGCGCGATCTGCTTGTTGAGGAAGGCGGCGATGCCGGAGCGGACGTCGTCGTCCTCGGTCTCCAGGTCGGGCAGGCCGAGCAGTTCGCAGTTCTGGATCTCGGCGAGGTTCGACCAGTCGTCGATGATCAGGTCGGAGTCGTTGCACTCCGCGGACGTGTGGTAGTCGTCGGGGTCCCAGTCGGGGGTGTCGTACTTGTTGGTGATCGTCGTGCCGTTGTAGCCGGTGCCGGTCTGCGCGGCGGTGTGGTTGATCACCGCGTCCGTATACACCTTCACGCCCGCCGCATGGCAGGCGGTGACCATCGAGGCGAACTCCGCCGCCGTGCCGAAGCGGCCGCTGAGCTCGTACGAGTAGGGCTGGTAGACGTCCCACCAGTAGTAGTTCGGCTGCTTGAGCGACTCGGCCGGCGGGGCCACCCAGACCGCGCCGTAGCCGTTCGGTCCGAGTACGTCCGTGCACTCCGAGGCGACCGAGTCCCAGTTGTAGGACCACAGGTTGGCGATCACATCGCCCGAGGTCGTGGCGTCGGCGCGGGCGGGGGACGCGGGCAGGGCCACGGCCCCGGCGAGGGCGAGCGCGCCGGCTGCGACGGCGCTCAGGGTGCGGCGCAGTGCGCCGGGGGAACGAGGTCTGGTCGTCATGTGCGGCTCCGTATGCGGATGGCGTCGGATGTCGATCACAGGCCAGAGGTTCAACCACGAGTGAGCGTGAGGGAGTTGAGAAGGGCACGTCAAGGTTGCGGATGAAAGTACTTGCTATGACTTTCAACTCTCTTGCTGTAAACCTTTCGCGGCGGTACGGTCACGCCGGCGCCCGGCAACGACGCCTGGCCGTCATCGCAAGGAGTCACGCCTGTGATATCGAGATGGTCCGTCACCGCGACCGCGCTGGCCGCCACTTCGGCGGCCCTGATGGCCCCCGCCACCCCCGCCGCCGCGGCTCCGCCCGGCACCAAGGACGTCACCGCGGTGATGTTCGAGTGGAACTTCGCCTCGGTCGCCAAGGAGTGCACCAACACCCTCGGCCCCGCCGGCTACGGCTACGTCCAGGTCTCCCCGCCCGCCGAGCACATCCAGGGCTCGCAGTGGTGGACCTCGTACCAGCCGGTGAGCTACAAGATCGCCGGCCGTCTCGGCGACCGCACCGCCTTCCAGAACATGGTGAACACCTGCCACTCGGCCGGTGTCAAGGTCGTCGTCGACACGGTCATCAACCACATGTCGGCGGGCAGCGGCACCGGCACCGGCGGCTCGTCGTACTCGAAGTACAACTACCCCGGTCTGTACTCGTCGTTCGACTTCGACGACTGCACCAGTCAGATCAGCAACTACCAGGACCGCTGGAACGTCCAGCACTGCGAGCTGGTCGGCCTCTCCGACCTCGACACCGGCGAGTCCTACGTCCGCGGAGCCATCGCCGGCTACATGAACGACCTCCTCTCGCTCGGCGTCGACGGCTTCCGCATCGACGCGGCCAAGCACATGGACGCCGCCGACCTCGCCAACATCAAGTCCCGGCTCAGCAACCCGTCGGTCTACTGGAAGCAGGAGGCCATCTACGGCAGCGGGGAGGCCGTCCAGCCCACCGAGTACACGGGCAACGGCGACGTCCAGGAGTTCCGCTACGCCTACGACCTCAAGCGGGTCTTCAACAACGAGAACCTCGCCTACCTGAAGAACTACGGCGAGGGCTGGGGCTACATGAACAGCTCCGTCTCCGGCGTCTTCGTCGACAACCACGACACCGAGCGCAACGGCTCCACGCTCAGCTACAAGGACAACGCCAACTACACGCTGGCGAACGTCTTCATGCTGGCCTACCCGTACGGCGCCCCGGACATCAACTCCGGCTACGAGTTCTCCGACACGGACGCCGGCCCGCCGGGCGGCGGCTCGGTGACCGCCTGCTGGCAGAACGGCTGGAAGTGCCAGCACAACTGGCCGGAGATCAAGTCGATGGTCGCCTTCCGCAACGCCACGCGCGGCCAGGCCGTCACCAACTGGTGGGACAACGGAGCCGACGCCATCGCCTTCGGCCGGGGCGGCAAGGGCTACGTCGCCATCAATCACGAGTCGGGCAGCCTGAGCCGCACCTACCAGACGTCCCTGCCCGCCGGGACGTACTGCAACGTGCAGAACAGCACGAGCGTGACCGTGAACTCCAGTGGCCAGTTCACCGCCACCCTCGGCGCCGACACGGCTCTGGCGATCTACGCCGGCAAGTCGAGCTGCTGAGCGGCCAACTGAAAGTTTTTGCCGATGGTTTCAAGCCTCTTGCTGTAAGTGTTGCGGCGGCGATACGGTCGCGCGGGGTCGGACCCAAAGAGCCGTAATCGCAAGGAGCCCATCTGTGATACCGAGATGGCCGACGCCGTCGAGGCGCCGAACCGCCCATGCCGGACGGGTCGCTGCGGTCACCGTGACCGCGCTGGCCGCAGCGCTTGTCCAGCCACTCGCGGCGCGGGCCGACACACCGCCCCCGCCTCCCTCCGACGCCCGGCTCGCCGCAGAGCCGGCCCGGCACGACGTCACCCGTGACCAGTTCTACTTCGTTCTGCCGGACCGTTTCGCCAACGGTGACACCGGCAACGACAAGGGCGGCCTGACCGGTTCCCGCCTGTCCACCGGGTACGACCCCACCGACAAGGGGTTCTACCAGGGCGGCGACCTCAAGGGCCTGACCAAGCGCCTGGACTACATCAAGGGCCTCGGCACCACCGCCATCTGGATGGCGCCGATCTTCAAGAACCAGCCCGTGCAGGGCACGGGGAGCGACGCCTCCGCCGCCTACCACGGGTACTGGATCACCGACTTCACCCAGGTCGACCCGCACTTCGGCACCAACAAGGACCTCGAGACCCTCATCTCCAAGGCGCACGCCAAGGGCATGAAGGTCTTCTTCGACGTCATCACCAACCACACGGCTGACGTCGTCGACTACGAGGAGAAGTCCTACGACTACCTCGCCAAGGGCGCCTTCCCGTATCTGACGAAGGACGGCAGGCCCTTCGACGACGCCGACTACGCGGACGGAAAGTCCGCCTTCCCGGCCGTCGACAAGGACTCCTTCCCGCGCACGCCGACCGTGCCCGCCGCGAAGAAGAACGCGAAGGTCCCGTCGTGGCTCAACGACCCGACGATGTACCACAACCGGGGCGATTCCACCTTCGCCGGCGAGAGCTCCGCCCACGGTGACTTCTCCGGGCTCGACGACCTGTGGACCGAGCGTCCCGAGGTCGTCGGCGGCATGGAGAAGATCTACCAGCGCTGGGTGCGCGACTTCGACATCGACGGCTTCCGGATCGACACCGTGAAGCACGTCAACATGGAGTTCTGGACCCAGTGGGCCACTGCCCTCGACTCCTACGCGGCCAAGCAGGGCCGCGACGACTTCTTCATGTTCGGCGAGGTCTACTCCGCCGACACCTCCATCACCTCGCCGTACGTCACCGAGGGCCGCCTCGACGCCACCCTCGACTTCCCCTTCCAGGAAGCCGCACGGCAGTACGCCTCCCAGGGCGCCGGCGCGGGCAAGC
The DNA window shown above is from Streptomyces chartreusis and carries:
- a CDS encoding carbohydrate-binding module family 20 domain-containing protein, with product MTTRPRSPGALRRTLSAVAAGALALAGAVALPASPARADATTSGDVIANLWSYNWDSVASECTDVLGPNGYGAVWVAPPAESLKQPNYYWWDVYQPYSYELSGRFGTAAEFASMVTACHAAGVKVYTDAVINHTAAQTGTGYNGTTITNKYDTPDWDPDDYHTSAECNDSDLIIDDWSNLAEIQNCELLGLPDLETEDDDVRSGIAAFLNKQIALGVDGFRVDAAKHMPVADLDAIRAKLTDTTSGAEPYVFQEVYPGSTPAASDYYPVGDVLDFTYASRVKSAFQGTVSDLESLPASGVLPPANSVSFVTNHDTERNGLHMSYKDGDTYRLANVFQLAYKWSTPTVYSGFEFSSSDQAPPNSGGFVTDTNCSGGWYCLQRDTAVIGMVKWHNAVGAEAVTNWATKSSSVIGFGRGTAGYVAINNGSSAATYTFATGMADGTYANVTDNGATTVTVSGGNATLTISAKSAVAFYDGEFTPCDTSCEEPGDGTDMTFNVTATTVWGTNVFVVGSIAALGSWNPADAIPLSPASYPKWSGTVIVPRSTAFEFKYIKKDGSGNVTWESGANRSYTTGTSSEYSTNDTWN
- a CDS encoding alpha-amylase; this encodes MAPATPAAAAPPGTKDVTAVMFEWNFASVAKECTNTLGPAGYGYVQVSPPAEHIQGSQWWTSYQPVSYKIAGRLGDRTAFQNMVNTCHSAGVKVVVDTVINHMSAGSGTGTGGSSYSKYNYPGLYSSFDFDDCTSQISNYQDRWNVQHCELVGLSDLDTGESYVRGAIAGYMNDLLSLGVDGFRIDAAKHMDAADLANIKSRLSNPSVYWKQEAIYGSGEAVQPTEYTGNGDVQEFRYAYDLKRVFNNENLAYLKNYGEGWGYMNSSVSGVFVDNHDTERNGSTLSYKDNANYTLANVFMLAYPYGAPDINSGYEFSDTDAGPPGGGSVTACWQNGWKCQHNWPEIKSMVAFRNATRGQAVTNWWDNGADAIAFGRGGKGYVAINHESGSLSRTYQTSLPAGTYCNVQNSTSVTVNSSGQFTATLGADTALAIYAGKSSC